The nucleotide window GTCATCGCGTATGCTGTTGCCGGTGACCGTGATATCCGACGCATTCACCGCAACGATAGCAGCCGCGCTCCCGGTCTTTGGTTCTCCTGTCGATGCGATCGTATTCCCTCGTATCTCGATATGTTCGGCGCCGTTCACGCGTACCGCATACTTATGCCAGTTCCGTATGATGTTCGATTCTATGATGATGTTCTTCTGCGCCATGCTCCGTGCATCCTCGTAATCCAGTCGCTCGAATTTAACGATGACGGAGCCCGATGCCTCACCGGCGCCGTCGAACGCGCAGTCGGTTATCGTATTGCCGGAAACGAGAACGCTGTCGCTGAAAAGACCGTTGCGCCAATGCGATGCTTCATTGCGGAACATTATCCCGGCAGTGCTGCATCCTTCGTACCGATTGTTCTCCACGACGCCGTTGACCGCACGTATGACGGAGCCGTAGCGGCGTATATTATGGATGTAATTGTTCCGTATCATGAAAAGTCCGTTCACCTTGCTCCGCGTGAACGCCTGATCGTTCTCAAGCGTTGTCTTCGATGTGACAAGCGCTTCCTCGACCGGCGGCGAGAAGGTGACGAGATAATGCGCGGCAGTGCCCCCCGCCGATTTGAACTCGCTCGCGGTAACCGTGAGTCCCTCGCGTATTATCTTCCCGTCGCGCGGGTTGAAAAGGCAGAACGTCTCGCCCGGTGCAAGCACATACATATCGTTCGCGATGCGCAGTGTTGTCGGCGAGGGCTTCTCGAGGATGAACATCGCTTTATTATAGAGCGCTATCCCGTCATCACCGACACCGTTGAACTCGCATCCTTCCACCCAGGGGCCGATCGCGTTCGCGCGGATATGAATGCCGTCGGCATTGCCGCCGAAGAAGCGCCCTTCCTTTATCGGAGAGCCGACGTGGATGTACTTCATGTCGGAACTTTCAAGCGCCATATAGTGGCCGGCGGGTGTAGCGAAATTCGTTATCTGATAGAAGACGATGTTCGACGAATCGGTGACGAGCACGAGCGAACGGGCCTTCTCGCGGGCGAACTGTATGTAGCGGTCGCCGGGCAGGAAATATTTCCCGAAACCGGCGGCCATGTTCATCGTGAGATCATTGCCGTTCACCGCAAGCGACTTTTTGTCCGAACCGATGACGATACTTACATTGTTCTTAAGTCGTCCCCGCACGGCAGTGTCAAAGAGCACACCCCATGTCCAGGATATCTGCATCATCGGCGAATCGAAGGGCTGATGGTTCGGTTCGAGCGAGAACGATACCGTATCACCGTCCGCGCTTTTTACACGTGCTATCGAATACGGCAGCGGGTCATAGTCGATGAAAAAGTTCTTGAGCATCACATTCGCCGAGCGGTACATGCGGAGGAACCCCGTGTTGTTCGTCAGTATGACGATCTGCGCCCCGTTGCCGTCGATGATCATATCGCGGGCATCGGATACGATGAGCGCATCAACGGTGTTCTGTATGCGGTAAAGCCCGTTCTTCGCGAACACCACCCGCGCGGGTGCCTTGCTCGCAACGGCATTACTGATGACCGTGATGATCTCTGCTGATGACGCGCCATTGGGCACCGGGAATTCTTTCGCCGGCTCCTTCACCGTGAACGAGCGGACATCCGTCCATGCGCTCTTTTCCCCGCCGCGTATCGCCCGCACACGCCAATAGAACGTGCCGATAAGCGGACGGTCCGGCACATAGCGCGGTATCGCCACCGTATCCGAATCGACGATGTTCTTGCCGCCTTCATCGGATGCGATCTTAATTTCATACCGCGTGTCGAAATCATTTAAAGGACGATACGGGACATCGGCGCCGTCCCAGTAGAATGACGGGAAGGCGATCGAGATCGTTTCGCCGTCACCGGGCCCGATGATGGATGGCATGGCGACGGTGCCCCACGCGCTTGCTGCGGCAAGGCACGCAACGGCGATACAGGCCGGCAGCGCGCTCGCAGGACGGCCGGGCATGAACTTTGTTCTCATCTGTGTCTCCTCTATTTCTCGATACGCCGCATTCCGGATATCGTTTGCAGCGAGTGCATCATGCC belongs to Spirochaetota bacterium and includes:
- a CDS encoding right-handed parallel beta-helix repeat-containing protein, encoding MRTKFMPGRPASALPACIAVACLAAASAWGTVAMPSIIGPGDGETISIAFPSFYWDGADVPYRPLNDFDTRYEIKIASDEGGKNIVDSDTVAIPRYVPDRPLIGTFYWRVRAIRGGEKSAWTDVRSFTVKEPAKEFPVPNGASSAEIITVISNAVASKAPARVVFAKNGLYRIQNTVDALIVSDARDMIIDGNGAQIVILTNNTGFLRMYRSANVMLKNFFIDYDPLPYSIARVKSADGDTVSFSLEPNHQPFDSPMMQISWTWGVLFDTAVRGRLKNNVSIVIGSDKKSLAVNGNDLTMNMAAGFGKYFLPGDRYIQFAREKARSLVLVTDSSNIVFYQITNFATPAGHYMALESSDMKYIHVGSPIKEGRFFGGNADGIHIRANAIGPWVEGCEFNGVGDDGIALYNKAMFILEKPSPTTLRIANDMYVLAPGETFCLFNPRDGKIIREGLTVTASEFKSAGGTAAHYLVTFSPPVEEALVTSKTTLENDQAFTRSKVNGLFMIRNNYIHNIRRYGSVIRAVNGVVENNRYEGCSTAGIMFRNEASHWRNGLFSDSVLVSGNTITDCAFDGAGEASGSVIVKFERLDYEDARSMAQKNIIIESNIIRNWHKYAVRVNGAEHIEIRGNTIASTGEPKTGSAAAIVAVNASDITVTGNSIRDDRLLAGGIVLEKVSGAVTNGNTVAAKIDVPAANETVIGIDDGECTFTGDWKASGLRGYKGKKTLYTTENGASALWRIPADVNGKIKVYYFKVWHAAENDPAVKIEITHAGGTAAVTVDSTKGQSEWVALGGFSFSGKSAEGVRVVKTGGGNTRVSAVKYVVE